One genomic region from Colletotrichum lupini chromosome 7, complete sequence encodes:
- a CDS encoding WSC domain-containing protein has protein sequence MPSQLQPLLLFHPPRFDFILSNTSHSRFNFGSFSWNPSFGTFISSGSAVHTTQSCHSPHSILGRFQQQNTIIMRLPGPSMPSQRQSQTAAGIALVILALFTAFAVSQAVRPSQEESTLSQRDNIVQARQFLPWIFGGGQTTTIANPAQPAITTPLPAAAPPTPNNQQQQGPLGGVIPQVGHVIPSLLASLTSALAAVVTPVPSILNPGNVVPVVTNVAPAPVVSLLQPGGGPVIPTAIPNVQGSNGGLLPPIQSAVNSIVGVDGFALPLPAGSGLPVPLPTQVVGGIPVSEVTAAIGNGASIITNIPEVLVSVVSSIVGHIPSAVNSLPSLIPVSDIVGATAVVPGLSSLVASVLQSASVIMPLPTTAPQLPEDLPTDGNLCTGVLYESGIPTFIAVPCPRQSSPPATSAAPLSNAPASNSAVVPAKPPVSSQPGLSTPAATPTAGPSQPPPTASSPAGGANATSPSSNPTTQAGAGGPGNNDQPQNTAPAGQPQSPVQSSSPVDPKPANPSPAATQAPNQASSGAGHSPAPAASPPTTLTVAAGTPVSNPNGVPANSGNGQSPSPTSQAGGSVFGVDEGQDPSSGNNIPPGTPVIPISDCPAVVQCPACPASPEKPPSGSCPCPGRGYSCSECLNGWFCPPEETPMLPAPCGMGWPCYHCKGGWYCAPDSNNMAPAAANDPPVVVIKTVTAFVAPQPTGVGNGGTGDGGNTNGSGHSGNGNGGNGGNGNGNGNGAPGNPGAGNGGSPAASTPCTTASNGQYTGPPGNGAGSAPNSDPDNSGSGSGNGNGNSNSSGNGSGSGDVGNGNPGNPASTPCTTTGGQPTDPSGSDGGSGDGSGNSGPANIPEPPAASPAPPPSNPNPPASPNQPPGPVSPAPNGNPPAGYGSYPANPANGNSNNGPGNGSGSGAPSGNGAPSNTDPSIPGPGSNAGAGSGNAGAESGNESPDNREPQPAPEVTGWEYLGCFKDSAVRTLDGDPSIYFTGSMSNEKCIAHCGSMGFQLAGTEYGKECWCGTAFQLAIRIPEEQCNEVCDGKSTDICGGDWAVTVYSRSGRALSLPSDDDVANGAGGGNGNGNGNGNSGSGTGNNGGAGTPPSAPQNPAAGPPAAPPSVPPASPPQTPGQGQRPPPPAGNPQDSSTPPASPNPAPQPQIDIASLIQSIINALPKAPPDGAYGSSLGARDSGSSDSNGLALPANSAVPDNSAGGSPMMGPGPINPMEGLSRYGDENKEVPSRNMKRSSIIGRRAAAKFDGIVCVGEDGNDGDCLAKAQV, from the exons ATGCCATCCCAACTTCAacctcttcttctcttccaTCCACCTCGTTTTGATTTCATTCTCTCCAACACATCACACTCTCGCTTCAATTTTGGCTCGTTTTCTTGGAACCCAAGTTTTGGAACCTTCATTTCCTCGGGCAGTGCTGTCCATACAACACAGTCTTGTCATTCCCCTCATTCTATTCTCGGGCGTTTTCAGCAGCAAAACACCATCATCATGCGGCTCCCTGGGCCCTCGATGCCCTCACAACGCCAAAGCCAGACAGCAGCCGGCATCGCTCTCGTCATCTTGGCCCTCTTCACTGCCTTTGCCGTGAGCCAGGCTGTTCGACCATCCCAGGAAGAGTCCACCCTCTCTCAGAGAGACAACATCGTCCAGGCCAGGCAATTCCTTCCATGGATCTTTGGCGGTGGTCAAACTACCACCATTGCGAATCCTGCTCAACCCGCCATCACTACTCCTCTCCCTGCGGCTGCACCACCCACCCCTAACAACCAACAACAGCAAGGTCCTCTTGGCGGTGTCATTCCTCAAGTTGGCCATGTCATTCCCAGCCTGCTCGCTTCTTTGACTTCAGCACTTGCGGCAGTGGTGACTCCGGTTCCATCCATCCTCAACCCTGGAAATGTCGTACCGGTTGTCACCAATGTTGCACCCGCGCCGGTTGTGTCCCTACTCCAGCCTGGCGGCGGCCCCGTCATTCCAACAGCCATCCCGAATGTCCAAGGATCCAACGGTGGACTCCTGCCTCCGATCCAGAGTGCAGTCAACAGCATCGTCGGTGTTGATGGCTTCGCTCTACCTCTGCCTGCCGGGTCTGGACTGCCCGTGCCTCTTCCGACACAAGTCGTTGGCGGCATCCCGGTTTCTGAGGTCACTGCGGCTATTGGCAACGGCGCCTCCATCATCACCAACATTCCAGAAGTGCTTGTCAGCGTTGTATCCTCCATTGTCGGCCATATTCCCTCAGCTGTTAACAGCCTTCCCTCACTGATTCCGGTATCTGACATCGTCGGTGCCACCGCAGTTGTCCCAGGCCTTTCGTCTTTAGTTGCGAGTGTCCTGCAGTCAGCTTCAGTCATTATGCCGCTTCCAACGACAGCTCCTCAGCTCCCTGAAGACTTGCCTACCGACGGAAATCTTTGTACTGGAGTTTTGTATGAGAGCGGAATTCCTACTTTCATTGCTGTTCCTTGCCCTAGGCAGTCTTCTCCTCCCGCCACGTCGGCGGCGCCTTTGTCTAACGCCCCAGCTTCGAATTCTGCAGTCGTCCCAGCAAAGCCTCCTGTATCTTCTCAACCTGGCCTTTCCACTCCTGCAGCAACTCCGACAGCTGGACCTTCGCAGCCGCCTCCAACAGCATCGTCTCCGGCTGGTGGCGCAAACGCTACTTCTCCTTCCAGCAATCCTACGACGCAAGCTGGAGCTGGAGGTCCTGGCAACAATGACCAACCGCAGAATACTGCTCCAGCAGGCCAGCCTCAATCACCTGTGCAATCTTCGAGTCCGGTGGATCCCAAGCCAG CCAATCCTTCACCTGCTGCCACTCAAGCCCCCAACCAGGCAAGTAGCGGTGCAGGACATTCGCCAGCTCCCGCAGCCAGCCCCCCAACAACGTTGACCGTCGCTGCCGGAACACCTGTCTCCAATCCCAACGGCGTGCCAGCCAACAGCGGAAACGGACAGAGCCCTTCTCCGACGTCTCAGGCAGGCGGCTCGGTCTTCGGAGTTGACGAGGGACAAGATCCTTCCTCTGGAAACAACATACCACCAGGCACACCAGTCATCCCCATTTCCGATTGCCCTGCCGTTGTCCAATGCCCTGCATGCCCGGCTTCCCCAGAAAAGCCTCCTTCCGGCTCATGTCCTTGCCCTGGTCGAGGCTACTCTTGTTCAGAGTGTCTCAATGGATGGTTTTGTCCCCCAGAGGAAACTCCAATGCTGCCAGCGCCCTGCGGAATGGGATGGCCTTGTTACCACTGCAAAGGTGGCTGGTACTGTGCTCCCGACAGCAACAACATGGCACCCGCTGCCGCAAACGATCCTCCCGTCGTTGTGATCAAGACTGTGACAGCTTTTGTCGCTCCCCAACCTACTGGAGTCGGCAATGGTGGTACCGGAGACGGTGGAAACACCAACGGTTCTGGCCACAGTGGTAATGGCAACGGGGGCAACGGGGGCAACGGCAACGGCAACGGCAATGGAGCGCCTGGCAACCCTGGCGCTGGCAATGGCGGCTCTCCGGCTGCATCTACGCCTTGCACGACGGCGAGCAATGGTCAGTACACCGGCCCTCCAGGAAATGGTGCCGGCTCGGCCCCCAATTCCGACCCGGACAACtctggcagcggcagcggcaatgGAAATGGTAATAGCAACAGTAGCGGCAACGGTAGCGGTAGCGGGGACGTAGGCAACGGCAATCCTGGCAACCCCGCATCAACGCCTTGCACAACCACCGGTGGCCAACCCACGGATCCATCTGGGTCTGACGGTGGCTCTGGAGATGGTTCTGGAAACAGTGGTCCTGCCAACATCCCCGAACCACCGGCTGCATCTCCTGCTCCCCCTCCGTCCAATCCAAACCCTCCAGCTAGCCCTAACCAACCTCCCGGTCCTGTCTCCCCGGCACCTAACGGAAATCCTCCAGCTGGGTACGGTAGTTACCCTGCGAACCCTGCCAACGGTAACTCAAACAATGGACCTGGTAACGGCTCAGGCTCAGGTGCACCAAGCGGCAACGGAGCCCCTAGCAACACCGACCCTTCAATTCCAGGACCCGGCAGCAACGCAGGTGCAGGATCTGGCAACGCAGGCGCAGAATCTGGCAATGAATCTCCGGATAACCGTGAACCTCAACCCGCTCCTGAGGTTACTGGCTGGGAGTATCTTGGATGTTTCAAGGACTCTGCCGTTCGAACGCTCGATGGCGACCCATCCATCTATTTCACAGGGAGCATGTCCAATGAGAAGTGCATTGCACATTGTGGCTCGATGGGTTTCCAGCTCGCCGGCACGGAGTACGGCAAGGAGTGTTGGTGTGGCACTGCGTTCCAGCTGGCCATACGCATCCCGGAAGAGCAGTGCAACGAAGTCTGCGATGGCAAGTCAACCGACATCTGTGGAGGTGACTGGGCTGTTACCGTTTACAGTCGAAGCGGCCGGGCTTTGAGCTTGCCGTCCGATGACGACGTTGCCAATGGCGCCGGCGGTGGCAACGGTAACGGCAATGGCAACGGCAACAGTGGATCCGGCACCGGAAACAATGGAGGTGCCGGCACCCCACCTTCTGCACCTCAGAATCCTGCTGCGGGACCTCCTGCGGCACCTCCTTCCGTACCGCCTGCATCACCTCCTCAGACACCAGGTCAAGGTCAGCGTCCACCACCCCCGGCAGGAAATCCTCAAGACAGCAGCACTCCTCCTGCGTCTCCAAATCCTGCACCACAGCCTCAGATCGACATTGCTTCTCTCATCCAGAGTATCATCAATGCGCTGCCCAAGGCCCCCCCTGATGGTGCATACGGCAGCAGTCTTGGAGCAAGGGACTCTGGGTCGTCTGACAGCAATGGACTCGCGCTTCCCGCCAACTCTGCGGTTCCCGATAACAGTGCGGGAGGTTCGCCGATGATGGGTCCGGGTCCTATCAACCCTATGGAAGGACTCAGCCGCTATGGTGACGAAAACAAGGAGGTGCCAAGCCGGAACATGAAGCGCAGCAGTATCATAGGGCGGCGAGCGGCCGCGAAGTTTGACGGTATTGTCTGCGTTGGAGAAGATGGGAATGATGGCGATTGCTTGGCGAAGGCTCAAGTCTAG
- a CDS encoding nicotinate phosphoribosyltransferase gives MDFNSSSPFPEGVISFLDTDLYKLTMQCAVFKYFKDVPVSYAFTNRTPEKKLSRAAFKWLQEQIRKLGNISLSDEEYRFLKTHCTYLTDEYVQFLKEFRLRPREQAVATFHPVGDDTGADSDIGDLHVEIKGAWLDTILYEIPLLALTSEAYFRFMDTDWSYEGQEDQAFAKGMRLLEAGCTFSEFGTRRRRDYHTQALVFRGLVKASKEGEKKGLKGKLTGTSNVHLAMRFGIPPVGTVAHEWFMGIAAIHNDYKAATELALRYWVGCFGGKLGIALTDTFGTQEFLRSFSQPVHALDGDESKFKTADGSRLLTYAELFQGVRQDSGDPADYVKMLRTYYDSQGIKDKKTMVFSDSLDIEKCLEYQAISEAAGFTPTFGVGTFLTNDFKHLKTGAKSVPLNIVIKLSSANGNPAIKISDNIGKNTGDKATVNKVKGELGYVEKEWKGGDETQRWGKDESKA, from the exons ATGGATTTCAACAGCTCGTCGCCTTTCCCCGAGGGCGTCATATCCTTCTTGGACACTGATCTCTATAAGCTGACGATGCAATGCGCCGTCTTCAAGTACTTCAAAGACGTCCCAGTATCCTATGCATTCACGAACCGCACCCCCGAGAAGAAACTCTCGAGAGCTGCCTTTAAGTGGCTCCAAGAGCAAATCCGAA AACTTGGCAACATCTCCCTCTCCGACGAAGAATACCGCTTCCTCAAGACGCACTGCACCTACCTGACCGACGAATACGTCCAGTTCCTCAAGGAATTCCGCCTGCGGCCGAGAGAGCAGGCCGTCGCGACCTTCCACCCCGTCGGCGACGACACGGGCGCCGACTCGGACATTGGCGACCTCCACGTCGAGATCAAGGGCGCCTGGCTCGACACCATCCTCTACGAGATCCCCCTCCTCGCCCTCACCTCCGAGGCCTACTTCCGCTTCATGGACACGGACTGGAGCTACGAGGGCCAGGAGGACCAGGCCTTCGCCAAAGGCATGCGCCTGCTCGAGGCCGGCTGCACCTTTTCCGAGTTTGGCACCCGCCGCCGGCGCGACTACCACACCCAGGCCCTCGTGTTCCGCGGCCTCGTCAAGGCGAGCAAGGAAGGGGAGAAGAAGGGCCTCAAGGGCAAGCTGACGGGGACGAGCAACGTGCACCTGGCCATGCGCTTCGGGATCCCGCCCGTGGGCACCGTCGCGCACGAGTGGTTCATGGGCATCGCTGCCATTCACAACGATTACAAGGCCGCGACGGAGCTGGCGCTGCGGTACTGGGTCGGCTGCTTCGGCGGTAAGCTCGGCATTGCGCTGACGGATACTTTTGGCACGCAGGAGTTTTTGAGGTCGTTCAGTCAGCCGGTGCACGCTCTCGATGGCGACGAGAGCAAGTTCAAGACGGCGGACGGGAGCAGGCTGTTGACGTACGCTGAGCTGTTCCAGGGCGTGCGCCAGGATAGCGGCGACCCGGCGGACTATGTCAAGATGTTGCGGACGTACTACGACAGCCAGGGGATCAAGGATAAGAAGACAATGGTGTTTTCGGACTCGCTTGATATTGAAAAGTGCCTGGAGTACCAGGCCATTTCGGAGGCGGCGGGCTTCACGCCGACGTTTGGCGTTGGTACGTTTTTGACGAATGATTTCAAGCATTTGAAGACGGGTGCCAAGTCGGTGCCGTTGAATATCGTTATCAAGCTGAGCTCCGCCAACGGAAACCCGGCAATCAAGATCAG CGACAATATTGGCAAGAACACCGGTGACAAGGCGACGGTGAACAAGGTCAAGGGCGAGCTTGGTTACGTTGAGAAGGAGTGGAAGGGCGGTGACGAGACCCAGCGTTGGGGCAAGGACGAAAGCAAGGCATAG
- a CDS encoding U3 small nucleolar RNA-associated protein: MDLHRCRFVPYPPSAINALAFSHPSTRSKAQATATRLAVGRANGDIEIWNPLSGSWLQETVLRSGSDRSVDGLVWANDPDANSTSRLFSIGYTSAVTEWDLETGRPMRHASGQHGDIWCLAAQPPASPSDPVKRLVAGTIDGMLAIYSIEDNDLRFQRMLVKSPSKKVQMVSVAFQSRHIVVVGCSNSTICAYDTRNGNKVRTMTLGADLAGGAKDIIVWSVKVLPSGDIVSADSTGQVCIWDGKTYTQMQRIQSHKQDVLSLATSADGSAIMSGGMDRRTVLYKKTSGASGARWGKVWSRKYHEHDVKAMASFESNKMSVVISGGPDASPVVLPFKELGRENHRTLSSLPQSPPLTSAPAARLVVGWWDREIHVWKLQKSFDGLYGEDGAEANADANLENNRKLLKTILVKGESNITSAAITADGSFLVAATGTDVKAFHLQHQNPTKPSDVKLASVAVPKTFSNGASKIILSPNGSYIAAVQKGSKVLIAKVIRGDDDNTITIQKPRVVRRLDRKTSKQQPQAGLGNYERTITQLAFSPDSRMLAAADLTGYIDTWVLGNPQDTTSDEDDDEAASSDSDSEDSSNEDDTSSSTESWIRNPRAALIPRLPAPPVVLSFSDETVAATEGASTTDYTLVAVTTAWHILAFHPVAGSLTSWSRRNPISRLPATIRDTRDLAKGLLWQGPRIWIYGVSFLFMLDLSQDLGIPSGSADQDPTNALAPHAAGTKRKRRGGPESGAGARMEVGAIVPQQVDRFVGSKAGGKEWQDDIEKNAPAKDEDAMDVDGAESSDSDDENERENASDSEGGELAALRNRNRETQTEAGAEGKTRWWYTYKYRPILGIAPLAGAVGAAGAGADGEKGETPSLEAVLVERPIWEVDLPARYFGANEWER, encoded by the exons ATGGACCTCCATCGCTGCCGCTTCGTCCCCTACCCGCCCTCCGCCATCAACGCCCTCGCCTTCTCCCACCCCTCCACCCGCTCAAAGGCCCAAGCGACCGCCACCCGTCTCGCAGTCGGTCGCGCAAATGGCGACATTGAGATCTGGAACCCGCTGAGCGGCTCCTGGCTCCAGGAGACCGTCCTCCGCTCCGGCTCAGACCGCTCCGTCGACGGCCTCGTCTGGGCCAACGATCCCGACGCCAACTCGACCTCGCGTCTCTTCAGCATCGGATACACCTCCGCCGTTACCGAATGGGACCTCGAGACCGGCCGCCCCATGCGCCACGCCAGCGGCCAGCACGGCGACATCTGGTGCCTCGCTGCCCAGCCTCCCGCCTCCCCTTCCGATCCCGTCAAGCGTCTCGTTGCTGGTACCATTGACGGCATGCTCGCCATATACTCCATCGAAGACAACGACCTGCGCTTCCAGCGTATGCTTGTCAAGTCTCCCAGCAAGAAGGTCCAGATGGTCAGCGTTGCCTTCCAGTCGCGCCACATCGTCGTTGTTGGCTGCTCCAACTCCACCATCTGCGCCTACGATACCCGCAACGGCAACAAGGTGCGGACCATGACCCTCGGCGCCGATCTGGCTGGAGGCGCCAAGGATATCATTGTCTGGAGCGTCAAGGTTCTGCCTTCCGGGGATATTGTCTCGGCCGACTCGACCGGCCAGGTCTGCATCTGGGACGGCAAGACGTACACGCAGATGCAGCGCATCCAGAGCCACAAGCAGGACGTTCTCAGCCTTGCCACCAGTGCTGACGGAAGCGCCATCATGAGCGGCGGCATGGACCGTCGCACCGTTTTGTACAAGAAGACTTCTGGTGCTTCAGGCGCCCGATGGGGCAAGGTTTGGAGCAGAAAGTACCACGAGCACGACGTCAAGGCCATGGCTTCTTTCGAGAGCAACAAGATGAGCGTTGTTATTTCAGGAG GCCCTGACGCTTCCCCCGTCGTCCTTCCTTTCAAGGAGCTCGGCCGCGAGAACCACAGAACCCTCTCTAGTCTTCCCCAGTCACCGCCTCTCACCAGCGCCCCGGCAGCAAGATTGGTCGTGGGTTGGTGGGACAGAGAAATCCACGTCTGGAAGCTGCAAAAGTCCTTCGACGGCCTCTACGGCGAGGACGGCGCCGAGGCCAACGCAGACGCGAACCTCGAGAACAACCGCAAGCTCCTCAAGACCATCCTCGTCAAGGGCGAGTCCAACATCACTTCGGCCGCAATCACCGCGGACGGTTCATTCCTCGTGGCCGCCACCGGCACCGACGTCAAGGCCTTCCACCTGCAGCACCAGAATCCCACAAAGCCCTCGGACGTGAAGCTCGCCTCCGTCGCCGTGCCAAAGACCTTCTCAAACGGCGCCAGCAAGATTATTCTGTCGCCCAACGGCAGCTACATCGCCGCCGTCCAAAAGGGATCCAAGGTCCTCATCGCCAAGGTCATCCGtggcgacgacgacaacaCCATCACCATCCAAAAGCCTCGCGTCGTCCGCCGCCTGGACCGCAAGACCTCCAAGCAGCAGCCCCAGGCCGGCCTCGGCAACTACGAGAGGACCATCACCCAGCTCGCCTTCTCGCCCGACAGCCGCATGCTCGCAGCCGCGGATCTGACCGGCTACATCGACACCTGGGTCCTCGGAAACCCGCAGGACACCACCTCggacgaagacgacgacgaagccGCGTCATCGGACTCTGACAGCGAGGACTCGTCAAACGAGGACGACACCTCCTCCTCAACCGAGAGCTGGATTCGTAACCCCCGCGCAGCCCTCATCCCCAGACTCCCCGCGCCGCCCGTGGTGCTCTCCTTCTCAGACGAGACCGTCGCCGCCACCGAAGGCGCCTCGACGACAGACTACACCCTCGTGGCCGTCACGACGGCGTGGCACATCCTCGCCTTCCACCCCGTCGCCGGTTCCCTCACCTCGTGGTCCCGCCGCAACCCCATCTCCAGACTCCCCGCCACCATCCGCGACACCCGCGACCTGGCAAAGGGTCTCCTCTGGCAAGGCCCCCGCATCTGGATCTACGGCGTCTCCTTCCTCTTCATGCTCGACCTCTCCCAGGACCTCGGCATCCCCTCGGGCTCAGCGGACCAGGATCCCACCAACGCCCTCGCACCGCACGCGGCCGGCACGAAGCGCAAGCGCAGAGGCGGCCCCGAAAGCGGCGCCGGAGCCCGAATGGAAGTCGGCGCGATCGTCCCGCAGCAAGTCGACCGCTTCGTCGGCTCCAAGGCCGGCGGCAAGGAATGGCAGGACGACATTGAGAAAAACGCCCCAGCCAAGGACGAGGACGCCATGGACGTTGACGGCGCTGAGTCCAGCGACTCCGACGACGAGAACGAGCGGGAGAACGCCAGCGACAGCGAGGGCGGCGAGCTCGCGGCCCTGCGGAACCGGAACCGCGAGACGCAGACGGAGGCGGGCGCCGAGGGGAAGACGAGGTGGTGGTACACGTACAAGTACCGTCCCATCTTGGGCATAGCGCCCCTTGCCGGCGCTGTTGGCGCTGCGGGAGCCGGAGCGGACGGGGAGAAGGGCGAGACGCCCTCGCTTGAGGCTGTTCTTGTTGAGAGACCTATTTGGGAGGTGGATCTCCCCGCGAGATACTTTGGTGCCAACGAGTGGGAGAGGTGA